A window from Plectropomus leopardus isolate mb chromosome 3, YSFRI_Pleo_2.0, whole genome shotgun sequence encodes these proteins:
- the LOC121941347 gene encoding processed variable antigen-like, which yields METSETRETSETSETTETSETSETSETSETTETMETSETRETSETSETSETSETTETMETSETRETSETSETKTRETTEIRETRETSEIRETRETSETGETSETSETSETSETIETSETTETMETSETSETSETTETSETGETSETSETTETTETMETMETSETRETRETSETSETTETSETRETSEISEIRETSEIRETRETSEADGGKPAAGERLSPCLSDRWSRS from the exons ATGGAGACCAGTGAGACCAGAGagaccagtgaaaccagtgagACCACCgaaaccagtgaaaccagtgagaccagtgaaaccagtgaaaCCACTGAGACCATGGAGACCAGTGAGACCAGAGagaccagtgaaaccagtgagaccagtgaaaccagtgaaaCCACTGAGACCATGGAGACCAGTGAGACCAGAGagaccagtgaaaccagtgagacca AGACCAGGGAGACCACTGAGATCAGGGAGACCAGAGAGACCAGTGAGATCAGGGAGACCAGAGAGACCAGTGAAACCGGTGAAACCAGTGagaccagtgaaaccagtgagACCTCTGAGACCATTGAGACCAGTGAAACCACTGAGACCATGGAGACCAGTGagaccagtgaaaccagtgagACCACTGAAACCAGTGAAACCGGTGagaccagtgaaaccagtgaaaCCACTGAGACCACTGAGACCATGGAGACCATGGAGACCAGTGAGACCAGAGAGACCAGAGagaccagtgaaaccagtgagACCACTGAAACCAGTGAAACCAGAGAGACCAGTGAGATCAGCGAGATCAGGGAGACCAGTGAGATTAGGGAGACCAGAGAGACCAGTGAGGCTGACGGAGGAAAaccagcagcaggagagaggctgAGTCCGTGTTTGTCCGACAGGTGGAGCCGGAGCTGA
- the LOC121941348 gene encoding T-cell acute lymphocytic leukemia protein 2 homolog — protein MLHERDMLHEAALHLSSSDSSPAGLIAMTQSWSPQQMDFDCGPRGARRVSTNSRERWRQQNVNGAFTELRRLLPTHPPNRKLSKNQILRLALRYIHLLQQVLTEQELRAAPRGAPRGRAGSLEEEPQEEEPQEEEPQEEEPQEPNCESSGDGDFDGLQLLHLQTRYC, from the exons ATGCTGCACGAGAGAGACATGCTGCACGAGGCCGCGCTTCACCTCAGCTCCTCCGACAg cagtcCGGCTGGACTCATCGCGATGACACAAAGTTGGTCTCCACAGCAGATGGACTTCG ATTGTGGCCCCCGTGGGGCCCGCCGGGTCTCCACCAACAGTCGGGAGCGTTGGCGTCAGCAGAACGTTAACGGAGCGTTCACGGAGCTGCGGCGTCTCCTCCCCACGCACCCCCCCAACAGGAAGCTCAGCAAGAACCAGATCCTGCGCCTCGCCCTCAGGTACATCCACCTCCTGCAGCAGGTCCTCACGGAGCAGGAGCTCAGGGCGGCCCCCCGGGGGGCCCCCAGGGGCCGGGCCGGGAGCCTGGAGGAGGAGCCGCAGGAGGAGGAGCCGCAGGAGGAGGAGCCGCAGGAGGAGGAGCCGCAGGAGCCAAACTGTGAGAGCTCAGGGGACGGAGATTTTGACGgtctgcagctcctccacctGCAGACCAGATACTGCTGA